A single Sorex araneus isolate mSorAra2 chromosome 8, mSorAra2.pri, whole genome shotgun sequence DNA region contains:
- the LOC101558405 gene encoding interferon lambda-3-like: protein MKPDVSTLVTLMLGTALLTGTGTLAAPQAPKTLTDPKGCQLAQFQSLSPQELQAFRRAKDALEDTVLQKARNCKSHLFPGNRDLRQLQVWERPVALEAELALTLQVLGAMTEPSLESVLDRPLHTLHHIHSKVQACVPPQPTGSPRARGRLQRWLQRLQEAPHKESQGCLEASVTFNLIRLVISDLRCVARGALCV from the exons ATGAAGCCCG ATGTGAGCACCTTGGTGACGCTGATGCTGGGGACCGCGCTGCTGACAGGAACCGGGACACTtgctgccccccaggcccccaagaCCCTCACAGACCCCAAGGGCTGCCAGCTGGCCCAGTTCCAGTCTCTGTCCCCACAGGAGCTGCAGGCCTTCAGGAGGGCCAAGGATGCCTTG GAGGACACAGTCCTGCAGAAGGCCAGGAACTGCAAGTCCCACCTGTTCCCCGGGAACCGTGACCTGAGGCAGCTGCAG GTGTGGGAGCGCCCCGTGGCCCTGGAGGCCGAGCTGGCCCTGAccctgcaggtgctgggggccatgACTGAGCCCTCCCTGGAGTCTGTCCTGGACCGGCCTCTCCACACACTGCACCACATCCACTCCAAGGTCCAGGCCTGT GTGCCCCCTCAGCCCACAGGGAgcccccgggcccggggccgcctCCAGCGCTGGCTGCAGAGACTCCAGGAGGCTCCTCACAAG GAGTCCCAGGGCTGCCTGGAAGCTTCTGTCACCTTCAACCTCATCCGCCTCGTCATCTCGGACCTGCGATGTGTGGCCCGAGGAGCACTGTGTGTCTGA
- the LOC129406845 gene encoding interferon lambda-3-like: protein MQKGVSRIKPDVSTLVTLMLGTALLTGTGTLAAPQPPKTLTDPKGCQLAQFQSLFPQELQAFRRAKDALEDTVLQKARNCKSHLFPGNRDLRQLQVWERPVALEAELALTLQVLRAVTEPSLESVLDRPLHTLHHIHSKVQACVPPQPTGSPRARGRLQRWLQRLQEAPHKESQGCLEASVTFNLIRLVISDLRCVARGALCV, encoded by the exons ATGCAGAAAGGGGTGTCGAGGATAAAGCCCG ATGTGAGCACCTTGGTGACGCTGATGCTGGGGACCGCGCTGCTGACAGGAACCGGGACActtgctgccccccagccccccaagaccCTCACGGACCCCAAGGGCTGCCAGCTGGCCCAGTTCCAGTCTCTGTTCCCACAGGAGCTGCAGGCCTTCAGGAGGGCCAAGGATGCCTTG GAGGACACAGTCCTGCAGAAGGCCAGGAACTGCAAGTCCCACCTGTTCCCCGGGAACCGTGACCTGAGGCAGCTGCAG GTGTGGGAGCGCCCAGTGGCCCTGGAGGCCGAGCTGGCCCTGACCCTGCAGGTGCTGAGGGCCGTGACTGAGCCCTCCCTGGAGTCTGTCCTGGACCGGCCTCTCCACACACTGCACCACATCCACTCCAAGGTCCAGGCCTGT GTGCCCCCTCAGCCCACAGGGAgcccccgggcccggggccgcctCCAGCGCTGGCTGCAGAGACTCCAGGAGGCTCCTCACAAG GAGTCCCAGGGCTGCCTGGAAGCTTCTGTCACCTTCAACCTCATCCGCCTCGTCATCTCGGACCTGCGATGTGTGGCCCGAGGAGCACTGTGTGTCTGA
- the LOC101553813 gene encoding interferon lambda-3-like, translated as MVNASAAAITDPAYDQCWICYSSQPPFYEGIAVLGSPLNVSDANELRWEVGPTHRLTLGQVPPKTLTDPKGCQLAQFQSLSPQELQAFRRAKDALEDTVLQKAQNCNTRLFPRTRDLRQLQVWERPVALEAELALTLQVLGAMTEPSLESVLDRPLHTLHHIHSKIQACVPPQPTGSPRTQGRLQCWLQRLQEAPHKESQGCLEASVTFNLIHLVISDLRCVARGALCV; from the exons ATGGTCAACGCCTCTGCTGCCGCCATCACCGACCCCGCCTATGACCAATGCTGGATCTGCTACTCCTCTCAACCGCCATTCTACGAAGGCATTGCTGTCCTCGGCTCTCCATTGAACGTCTCTGACGCCAATGAACTCCGCTGGGAAGTGGGGCCCACGCACCGATTGACTTTGGGACAAGTG ccccccaagaccCTCACAGACCCCAAGGGCTGCCAGCTGGCCCAGTTCCAGTCTCTGTCCCCACAGGAGCTGCAGGCCTTCAGGAGGGCCAAGGATGCCTTG GAGGACACAGTCCTGCAGAAAGCCCAGAACTGCAACACCCGCCTGTTCCCCAGGACCCGGGACCTGAGGCAGCTGCAG GTGTGGGAGCGCCCCGTGGCCCTGGAGGCCGAGCTGGCCCTGAccctgcaggtgctgggggccatgACTGAGCCCTCCCTGGAGTCTGTCCTGGACCGGCCTCTCCACACACTGCACCACATCCACTCCAAGATCCAGGCCTGT GTGCCCCCTCAGCCCACAGGGAGCCCCCGGACCCAGGGCCGCCTCCAGTGCTGGCTGCAGAGGCTGCAGGAGGCTCCTCACAAG GAGTCCCAGGGCTGCCTGGAAGCTTCTGTCACCTTCAACCTCATCCACCTCGTCATCTCAGACCTGCGATGTGTGGCCCGAGGAGCACTGTGTGTCTGa